The proteins below come from a single Panicum hallii strain FIL2 chromosome 7, PHallii_v3.1, whole genome shotgun sequence genomic window:
- the LOC112900231 gene encoding kinesin-like protein KIN-7E, chloroplastic isoform X1 translates to MSSSRSTRSSISPFRSRRSAPPAAAAAPPPPARTSSGGRPSTPSSTASARPTTPSSTSGGRPATPSAAFARPTTPSSSARPATPSSTASARPTTPSSVSSRAPGRAPLVDPANAKENIMVTVRFRPLSPREMNKGDEVAWYADGDNMVHNEYNLSIAYAFDKVFGPATTTRHVYDVAAQHVVSGAMQGINGTVFAYGVTSSGKTHTMHGEQKSPGIIPLAVKDVFSIIQDTPGREFLLRVSYLEIYNEVINDLLDPTGQNLRIREDAQGTYVEGIKEEVVLSPAHALSLIASGEEHRHVGSNNFNLVSSRSHTIFTLTIESSPSGESDASEEVKLSQLNLIDLAGSESSKTETTGLRRKEGSYINKSLLTLGTVIAKLTDGKATHIPYRDSKLTRLLQSSLSGHGRISLICTVTPASSNSEETHNTLKFAHRSKHVEIKASQNKIIDEKSLIKKYQKEISCLKEELQQLRRGMTGNGCILPTDQEDLVNLKLQLEAGQVKLQSRLEQEEEAKAALMGRIQRLTKLILVSTKSSISSNVSGKTNLRRRHSFGEDELVYLPDRKREYFVDDDDISLDSELSLEGKLDANNPDESAKFDRRNRKRGMLGWFKLKKSDQLSGLSSSVDGDSNASGSPSCSKSSQQKNLLLDLKDGRRKSMTRKGDDPTHADSFLERTQAGDLFSAASRARHPQPSGTTIVDQIDLLQEQVKMLAGEVALCTSSLKRLSEQAANNPDDVQIQEQIEKLKDEITEKKSHIHLLEQRMVQSLETTEDPATKTELSQTFSKLSTQLSEKTFELEIMSADNRILQDQLQAKVTENSELQQTVAQLRQEISSLKAAKSEDSFASVQSSEPSTASTDTRDNTNELSNHANMSPRTNEGNESGLISQVVKQASEIESLKQENLRLAEEKDGLEIHSQKLAEESSYAKELASAAAVELKNLAEEVTRLSYENAKLSADLAAAKEQIASVSRSNINNDTKRRDHENGILVEELQKELVASCQREAVLEDTLSQKDRRESELLKIIDDAKCREHELENELASMWVLVSKIKKESTQDDVFEFKAKQNGFHSSKSDSGRLASEMQSSDNGSWDGLSTVEEARAAYNFERRRCKELESVVSRLKGEDLRGLDVKVLEELQNFHVEALSRICQEKMASQAL, encoded by the exons ATGTCGTCGTCAAGGTCGACGCGCTCCAGTATCTCCCCATTCCGATCCcgccgctcggcaccgccggcggcagcggcggcgcctcctccgccggcgAGGACCTCGTCGGGTGGCCGCCCGTCCACCCCCTCCTCTACCGCCTCCGCGCGGCCCACCACCCCGTCGTCGACCTCCGGCGGCCGACCCGCTACCCCGTCGGCCGCCTTCGCGCGCCCCACCACCCCGTCGTCCTCGGCGCGTCCCGCGACGCCGTCCTCTACCGCCTCTGCGCGGCCGACCACGCCCTCGTCGGTCTCCTCGCGCGCCCCGGGGAGGGCGCCGCTCGTGGACCCGGCCAATGCCAAGGAGAACATCATGGTCACCGTCCGCTTCCGGCCCCTCAG TCCTAGAGAGATGAACAAGGGGGACGAGGTGGCATGGTACGCGGACGGTGATAATATGGTACACAACGAGTACAACCTCAGCATTGCCTATGCTTTCG ATAAAGTTTTTGGCCCTGCTACTACAACTCGGCATGTATATGATGTCGCCGCTCAGCATGTTGTAAGTGGTGCCATGCAAGGAATCAATG GCACTGTCTTTGCATATGGTGTAACTAGCAGTGGGAAAACTCACACCATGCAT GGAGAACAGAAGTCACCTGGAATCATTCCATTGGCCGTGAAGGATGTATTCAGCATTATTCAAGAT ACACCTGGACGAGAGTTTCTTCTGCGAGTTTCGTATCTTGAAATTTACAATGAG GTTATCAACGACTTACTTGATCCAACTGGACAGAATCTCAGAATTCGAGAAGATGCACAG GGAACCTATGTGGAAGGGATTAAAGAAGAGGTTGTTTTATCACCTGCACATGCACTCTCTCTAATAGCATCTGGAGAAG AGCACAGACATGTTGGATCAAACAACTTCAATCTTGTCAGCAGTAGGAGTCACACTATCTTCACTTTG ACCATTGAGAGTAGTCCCTCCGGTGAAAGTGATGCATCAGAAGAAGTCAAGTTGTCTCAGTTG AACTTGATTGACCTTGCTGGGTCTGAGAGTTCCAAGACTGAAACAACTGGTTTACGACGCAAAGAGGGTTCATACATAAACAAGAGTTTGCTCACCCTTGGAACT GTAATTGCTAAACTTACTGATGGTAAGGCCACTCATATTCCCTATAGAGACTCAAAGCTCACACGCTTACTTCAGTCTTCTCTTAGTGGACATGGACGCATATCT CTTATTTGCACAGTCACCCCTGCATCCAGCAACAGTGAGGAGACACATAACACATTAAAATTTGCTCACAGGAGCAAGCATGTTGAAATAAAAGCTTCTCAAAATAAG ATAATAGATGAGAAGTCCTTAATAAAGAAGTATCAAAAGGAGATATCCTGCCTGAAAGAAGAGCTACAGCAATTGAGACGTGGTATGACGGGCAATGGGTGTATTCTCCCTACagatcaagaagatcttgttaATCTAAAACTCCAG CTTGAAGCTGGGCAAGTCAAACTTCAATCGAGGCTAGAACAGGAAGAGGAAGCAAAAGCAGCACTGATGGGTAGAATTCAGAGGCTAACAAAATTAATATTGGTATCAACCAAAAGTTCAATATCCTCAAATGTTTCTGGAAAGACTAACCTCCGTCGACGGCATTCATTTGGTGAAGATGAG CTTGTGTATTTGCCAGATCGAAAGCGGGAATACTTTGTAGATGATGATGATATTAGCCTTGATTCAGAGCTTTCGCTTGAAGGGAAACTTGATGCGAACAATCCAGATGAGTCAGCCAAGTTTGACAGAAGGAATCGTAAACGTGGAATGCTTGGTTGGTTCAAACTAAAG AAGTCCGACCAACTATCGGGGTTGTCATCCAGTGTGGATGGTGATAGCAATGCTAGTGGTTCACCTTCCTGCTCTAAATCATCACAACAAAAAAACTTGCTGCTTGACCTGAAGGATGGCCGAAGGAAATCAATGACCAGGAAAGGAGATGACCCGACCCATGCTGATTCTTTTCTTGAAAGGACTCAAGCTGGTGACCTATTTAGTGCTGCATCCAGAGCACGTCACCCCCAACCA AGTGGAACAACCATTGTGGATCAAATAGATCTTCTACAAGAGCAGGTCAAAATGCTGGCTGGGGAAGTTGCACTTTGCACAAGCTCACTCAAAAGGCTGTCAGAGCAAGCAGCCAACAACCCTGATGATGTGCAAATTCAG GAGCAAATTGAGAAGTTGAAAGATGAAATCACTGAAAAGAAGTCACATATACATTTGCTAGAGCAGCGGATGGTTCAATCACTTGAAACTACAGAAGACCCAGCAACTAAGACAGAGTTGTCCCAG ACATTTTCGAAGTTGAGCACGCAGTTGAGCGAGAAGACTTTTGAACTGGAG ATTATGTCTGCGGATAATAGAATTCTTCAAGACCAGCTACAAGCTAAG GTAACAGAAAATTCAGAACTCCAACAAACAGTTGCACAATTGAGGCAAGAAATCAGTAGCTTGAAGGCTGCCAAAAGCGAGGATAGTTTTGCCAGTGTGCAGTCTAGTGAACCGTCAACGGCAAGCACTGATACTAGGGATAACACAAATGAACTCTCAAACCATGCAAATATGTCTCCTAGAACAAATGAAGGAAACGAGTCTGGATTAATATCTCAAGTGGTCAAGCAG GCTTCAGAGATTGAAAGTTTGAAGCAAGAAAATCTGAGGTTGGCAGAAGAGAAGGATGGTCTGGAAATTCACAGTCAAAAGCTGGCTGAGGAATCGTCCTATGCTAAAGAATTGGCATCTGCCGCTGCAGTTGAACTAAAGAATTTGGCGGAAGAAGTCACCAGGCTTTCTTATGAAAATGCAAAGCTGAGCGCAGACTTAGCTGCGGCGAAAGAGCAGATTGCATCAGTTTCAAGGAGCAATATTAACAATGACACAAAACGGCGTGATCATGAGAATGGAATTCTAGTGGAAGAGTTGCAGAAAGAGCTGGTTGCTAGTTGTCAGCGGGAGGCTGTGTTAGAGGACACACTATCTCAAAAGGATCGAAGAGAGAGTGAGCTTCTAAAGATAATTGACGATGCAAAATGCCGTGAGCATGAGTTGGAAAACGAGCTGGCAAGTATGTGGGTCCTTGTTTCAAAAATTAAGAAAGAAAGCACTCAAGAtgatgtatttgaattcaaagcaAAGCAAAACGGCTTCCACTCATCTAAGTCTGATAGTGGCAGACTGGCAAGTGAAATGCAATCTTCAGATAATGGGAGCTGGGATGGCCTCAGTACTGTTGAAGAAGCAAGAGCTGCATACAATTTTGAAAGAAGGCGCTGCAAAGAATTGGAAAGCGTCGTGTCCAGATTGAAG GGCGAGGACCTCAGGGGCCTGGATGTCAAAGTCCTTGAAGAGCTACAAAATTTCCATGTAGAAGCGCTGTCAAGGATCTGCCAAGAAAAG ATGGCAAGTCAGGCTCTATAG
- the LOC112900231 gene encoding kinesin-like protein KIN-7E, chloroplastic isoform X2 — protein MSSSRSTRSSISPFRSRRSAPPAAAAAPPPPARTSSGGRPSTPSSTASARPTTPSSTSGGRPATPSAAFARPTTPSSSARPATPSSTASARPTTPSSVSSRAPGRAPLVDPANAKENIMVTVRFRPLSPREMNKGDEVAWYADGDNMVHNEYNLSIAYAFDKVFGPATTTRHVYDVAAQHVVSGAMQGINGTVFAYGVTSSGKTHTMHGEQKSPGIIPLAVKDVFSIIQDTPGREFLLRVSYLEIYNEVINDLLDPTGQNLRIREDAQGTYVEGIKEEVVLSPAHALSLIASGEEHRHVGSNNFNLVSSRSHTIFTLTIESSPSGESDASEEVKLSQLNLIDLAGSESSKTETTGLRRKEGSYINKSLLTLGTVIAKLTDGKATHIPYRDSKLTRLLQSSLSGHGRISLICTVTPASSNSEETHNTLKFAHRSKHVEIKASQNKIIDEKSLIKKYQKEISCLKEELQQLRRGMTGNGCILPTDQEDLVNLKLQLEAGQVKLQSRLEQEEEAKAALMGRIQRLTKLILVSTKSSISSNVSGKTNLRRRHSFGEDELVYLPDRKREYFVDDDDISLDSELSLEGKLDANNPDESAKFDRRNRKRGMLGWFKLKSDQLSGLSSSVDGDSNASGSPSCSKSSQQKNLLLDLKDGRRKSMTRKGDDPTHADSFLERTQAGDLFSAASRARHPQPSGTTIVDQIDLLQEQVKMLAGEVALCTSSLKRLSEQAANNPDDVQIQEQIEKLKDEITEKKSHIHLLEQRMVQSLETTEDPATKTELSQTFSKLSTQLSEKTFELEIMSADNRILQDQLQAKVTENSELQQTVAQLRQEISSLKAAKSEDSFASVQSSEPSTASTDTRDNTNELSNHANMSPRTNEGNESGLISQVVKQASEIESLKQENLRLAEEKDGLEIHSQKLAEESSYAKELASAAAVELKNLAEEVTRLSYENAKLSADLAAAKEQIASVSRSNINNDTKRRDHENGILVEELQKELVASCQREAVLEDTLSQKDRRESELLKIIDDAKCREHELENELASMWVLVSKIKKESTQDDVFEFKAKQNGFHSSKSDSGRLASEMQSSDNGSWDGLSTVEEARAAYNFERRRCKELESVVSRLKGEDLRGLDVKVLEELQNFHVEALSRICQEKMASQAL, from the exons ATGTCGTCGTCAAGGTCGACGCGCTCCAGTATCTCCCCATTCCGATCCcgccgctcggcaccgccggcggcagcggcggcgcctcctccgccggcgAGGACCTCGTCGGGTGGCCGCCCGTCCACCCCCTCCTCTACCGCCTCCGCGCGGCCCACCACCCCGTCGTCGACCTCCGGCGGCCGACCCGCTACCCCGTCGGCCGCCTTCGCGCGCCCCACCACCCCGTCGTCCTCGGCGCGTCCCGCGACGCCGTCCTCTACCGCCTCTGCGCGGCCGACCACGCCCTCGTCGGTCTCCTCGCGCGCCCCGGGGAGGGCGCCGCTCGTGGACCCGGCCAATGCCAAGGAGAACATCATGGTCACCGTCCGCTTCCGGCCCCTCAG TCCTAGAGAGATGAACAAGGGGGACGAGGTGGCATGGTACGCGGACGGTGATAATATGGTACACAACGAGTACAACCTCAGCATTGCCTATGCTTTCG ATAAAGTTTTTGGCCCTGCTACTACAACTCGGCATGTATATGATGTCGCCGCTCAGCATGTTGTAAGTGGTGCCATGCAAGGAATCAATG GCACTGTCTTTGCATATGGTGTAACTAGCAGTGGGAAAACTCACACCATGCAT GGAGAACAGAAGTCACCTGGAATCATTCCATTGGCCGTGAAGGATGTATTCAGCATTATTCAAGAT ACACCTGGACGAGAGTTTCTTCTGCGAGTTTCGTATCTTGAAATTTACAATGAG GTTATCAACGACTTACTTGATCCAACTGGACAGAATCTCAGAATTCGAGAAGATGCACAG GGAACCTATGTGGAAGGGATTAAAGAAGAGGTTGTTTTATCACCTGCACATGCACTCTCTCTAATAGCATCTGGAGAAG AGCACAGACATGTTGGATCAAACAACTTCAATCTTGTCAGCAGTAGGAGTCACACTATCTTCACTTTG ACCATTGAGAGTAGTCCCTCCGGTGAAAGTGATGCATCAGAAGAAGTCAAGTTGTCTCAGTTG AACTTGATTGACCTTGCTGGGTCTGAGAGTTCCAAGACTGAAACAACTGGTTTACGACGCAAAGAGGGTTCATACATAAACAAGAGTTTGCTCACCCTTGGAACT GTAATTGCTAAACTTACTGATGGTAAGGCCACTCATATTCCCTATAGAGACTCAAAGCTCACACGCTTACTTCAGTCTTCTCTTAGTGGACATGGACGCATATCT CTTATTTGCACAGTCACCCCTGCATCCAGCAACAGTGAGGAGACACATAACACATTAAAATTTGCTCACAGGAGCAAGCATGTTGAAATAAAAGCTTCTCAAAATAAG ATAATAGATGAGAAGTCCTTAATAAAGAAGTATCAAAAGGAGATATCCTGCCTGAAAGAAGAGCTACAGCAATTGAGACGTGGTATGACGGGCAATGGGTGTATTCTCCCTACagatcaagaagatcttgttaATCTAAAACTCCAG CTTGAAGCTGGGCAAGTCAAACTTCAATCGAGGCTAGAACAGGAAGAGGAAGCAAAAGCAGCACTGATGGGTAGAATTCAGAGGCTAACAAAATTAATATTGGTATCAACCAAAAGTTCAATATCCTCAAATGTTTCTGGAAAGACTAACCTCCGTCGACGGCATTCATTTGGTGAAGATGAG CTTGTGTATTTGCCAGATCGAAAGCGGGAATACTTTGTAGATGATGATGATATTAGCCTTGATTCAGAGCTTTCGCTTGAAGGGAAACTTGATGCGAACAATCCAGATGAGTCAGCCAAGTTTGACAGAAGGAATCGTAAACGTGGAATGCTTGGTTGGTTCAAACTAAAG TCCGACCAACTATCGGGGTTGTCATCCAGTGTGGATGGTGATAGCAATGCTAGTGGTTCACCTTCCTGCTCTAAATCATCACAACAAAAAAACTTGCTGCTTGACCTGAAGGATGGCCGAAGGAAATCAATGACCAGGAAAGGAGATGACCCGACCCATGCTGATTCTTTTCTTGAAAGGACTCAAGCTGGTGACCTATTTAGTGCTGCATCCAGAGCACGTCACCCCCAACCA AGTGGAACAACCATTGTGGATCAAATAGATCTTCTACAAGAGCAGGTCAAAATGCTGGCTGGGGAAGTTGCACTTTGCACAAGCTCACTCAAAAGGCTGTCAGAGCAAGCAGCCAACAACCCTGATGATGTGCAAATTCAG GAGCAAATTGAGAAGTTGAAAGATGAAATCACTGAAAAGAAGTCACATATACATTTGCTAGAGCAGCGGATGGTTCAATCACTTGAAACTACAGAAGACCCAGCAACTAAGACAGAGTTGTCCCAG ACATTTTCGAAGTTGAGCACGCAGTTGAGCGAGAAGACTTTTGAACTGGAG ATTATGTCTGCGGATAATAGAATTCTTCAAGACCAGCTACAAGCTAAG GTAACAGAAAATTCAGAACTCCAACAAACAGTTGCACAATTGAGGCAAGAAATCAGTAGCTTGAAGGCTGCCAAAAGCGAGGATAGTTTTGCCAGTGTGCAGTCTAGTGAACCGTCAACGGCAAGCACTGATACTAGGGATAACACAAATGAACTCTCAAACCATGCAAATATGTCTCCTAGAACAAATGAAGGAAACGAGTCTGGATTAATATCTCAAGTGGTCAAGCAG GCTTCAGAGATTGAAAGTTTGAAGCAAGAAAATCTGAGGTTGGCAGAAGAGAAGGATGGTCTGGAAATTCACAGTCAAAAGCTGGCTGAGGAATCGTCCTATGCTAAAGAATTGGCATCTGCCGCTGCAGTTGAACTAAAGAATTTGGCGGAAGAAGTCACCAGGCTTTCTTATGAAAATGCAAAGCTGAGCGCAGACTTAGCTGCGGCGAAAGAGCAGATTGCATCAGTTTCAAGGAGCAATATTAACAATGACACAAAACGGCGTGATCATGAGAATGGAATTCTAGTGGAAGAGTTGCAGAAAGAGCTGGTTGCTAGTTGTCAGCGGGAGGCTGTGTTAGAGGACACACTATCTCAAAAGGATCGAAGAGAGAGTGAGCTTCTAAAGATAATTGACGATGCAAAATGCCGTGAGCATGAGTTGGAAAACGAGCTGGCAAGTATGTGGGTCCTTGTTTCAAAAATTAAGAAAGAAAGCACTCAAGAtgatgtatttgaattcaaagcaAAGCAAAACGGCTTCCACTCATCTAAGTCTGATAGTGGCAGACTGGCAAGTGAAATGCAATCTTCAGATAATGGGAGCTGGGATGGCCTCAGTACTGTTGAAGAAGCAAGAGCTGCATACAATTTTGAAAGAAGGCGCTGCAAAGAATTGGAAAGCGTCGTGTCCAGATTGAAG GGCGAGGACCTCAGGGGCCTGGATGTCAAAGTCCTTGAAGAGCTACAAAATTTCCATGTAGAAGCGCTGTCAAGGATCTGCCAAGAAAAG ATGGCAAGTCAGGCTCTATAG
- the LOC112901091 gene encoding probable L-ascorbate peroxidase 7, chloroplastic — protein sequence MAERLATAAATLRASAAAGAPAASRAARAGRAFFSNSSASPARARVALRAAPSRLPQKARAVRCAAAAAAAAAASDAAQLKAAREDIRELLRTTHCHPILVRLGWHDSGTYDKNIEEWPQRGGANGSLRFDVELKHGANAGLINALKLIQPIEGKYPGITYADLFQLASATAIEEAGGPKIPMKYGRVDVTGPEQCPPEGKLPDAGPSSPADHLREVFYRMGLDDKDIVVLSGAHTLGRSRPERSGWGKPETKYTKNGPGAPGGQSWTAEWLKFDNSYFKEIKEKRDQDLLVLPTDAALFEDPAFKVYAEKYAADQDAFFKDYAEAHAKLSNLGAKFNPPQGISLDD from the exons ATGGCCGAGCgcctcgccaccgccgccgccaccctccgcgcctcggccgccgccggcgccccggccgccagccgcgcggcgcgggccgGCCGCGCCTTCTTCTCGAACTCGTCGGCCTCGCCGGCTCGCGCGCGCGTCGCCCTCCGCGCCGCGCCCTCTCGGCTCCCGCAG AAGGCGAGGGCGGTGAGGtgcgcggctgcggcggcggcggcggcggcggcatctgACGCGGCGCAGCTGAAGGCCGCCCGCGAGGACATCAGGGAGCTTCTCAGGACGACTCATTGCCACCCCATCCTG GTCCGTCTGGGATGGCATGATTCTGGTACATATGACAAGAATATTGAGGAGTGGCCACAACGAGGTGGAGCTAACGGAAGCTTAAGATTTGATGTTGAACTGAAACATGGAGCCAATGCTG GCCTGATAAATGCTCTAAAGCTTATCCAACCAATTGAGGGCAAGTACCCGGGCATCACTTATGCAGATTTATTTCAGTTGGCAAGTGCTACAGCAATTGAG GAAGCTGGTGGTCCAAAGATTCCAATGAAATATGGACGGGTTGATGTTACAGGACCTGAGCAGTGCCCACCtgaggggaagcttcctg ATGCTGGCCCAAGTTCACCTGCTGACCACTTGAGGGAGGTATTCTACAGAATGGGCCTTGATGACAAG GACATTGTTGTCTTGTCTGGAGCACATACACTTGGAAGGTCCAGGCCTGAACGGAGTGGCTGGGGAAAACCAGAGACAAAATATACC AAAAATGGTCCTGGTGCACCTGGTGGGCAGTCATGGACAGCTGAGTGGCTGAAATTTGATAACAGTTACTTCAAG GAGATTAAAGAGAAAAGAGATCAGGATCTTCTGGTCCTACCTACAGATGCTGCTTTATTTGAGGACCCTGCGTTCAAG GTCTATGCGGAGAAATATGCAGCGGACCAAGACGCATTCTTTAAAGACTACGCTGAGGCTCATGCTAAACTGAGCAATCTGGGTGCAAAGTTCAATCCTCCACAG GGAATCTCTCTGGATGATTAG
- the LOC112901048 gene encoding psbP domain-containing protein 2, chloroplastic — translation MSLVCPRCGPPLALAGRHRRRPHWARAVAPKCEASPSHPPVLTRRAVSAATLLLATLPFPASSPQLPVASASEAAAAAAAAEAQGESGVPEGLELERYTDQEQGFTLLKPASWPKVEKAGATALFQQEGKGSNNIGVVVNPVRLNSLTEFGTPQFVADRLLQAEKKKESTKSAEVISAGERSGHGGLTVYEIEYALDSTRGGMKRIFSAAFVASRKLYLLNIAYSDAKEKPLDSQTRTVLEQVLHSFDSV, via the exons ATGTCACTCGTCTGCCCCCGCTGCGGCCCGCCGCTAgcgctcgccggccgccaccgccgccgcccgcattGGGCCCGAGCCGTCGCGCCCAAATGCGAGGCCTCCCCCTCCCATCCTCCCGTCCTGACCCGGAGGGCCGTGTCCGCCGCCACGCTGCTCCTCGCTACCCTCCCCTTCCCCGCCTCGTCGCCGCAACTCCCCGTCGCCTCCGCgtccgaggcggcggcggcggcggcggcggcggaagcacAAGGAGAAAGTGGAGTTCCAGAGGGGCTAGAACTGGAGCGGTACACCGACCAGGAGCAGGGCTTCACCCTCCTCAAGCCGGCCTCCTGGCCCAAG GTGGAGAAGGCGGGCGCGACGGCTCTGTTTCAGCAGGAGGGGAAAGGGAGTAACAATATTGGGGTTGTCGTCAACCCTGTCCGGCTCAATTCGCTGACGGAGTTTGGGACGCCGCAGTTTGTCGCCGACAGGCTTCTGCAGGCAGAGAAGAAGAAG GAAAGCACCAAGTCTGCTGAGGTGATTTCAGCTGGAGAAAGATCAGGTCATGGTGGCTTGACAGTGTATGAAATTGAGTATGCACTGGATAGCACCAGGGGAGGGATGAAGCGGATCTTCTCAGCTGCATTTGTTGCTTCAAGGAAGCTCTATCTGCTCAATATTGCCTACTCAGACGCCAAGGAGAAGCCCTTGGACAGCCAGACTAGAACTGTTCTGGAACAAGTTCTCCATTCTTTTGATTCTGTATAG
- the LOC112901225 gene encoding amino-acid permease BAT1 homolog: protein MDGERGEALVVDSGEKRLNELGYKQELRREMTLFKTLAISFSTMTLFTGITPLYGTSLQYAGPASLVWGWVVVSFFTWFVGVAMAEICSSFPTTGSLYFWAAHLAGPVWGPLASWCCAWLEAIGLIAGIGTQAYAGSQVLQSIILLCTGTNTGGGYLAPRWLFLVMYIGLTLIWAVLNTFALEVIAFLDVISMWWQVIGGTVIVVMLPLVAKTTQPASYVFTHFQTAPEVTGISSGAYAVVLSFLVSQYSLYGYDAAAHLTEETKGADKNGPIAILSSIGIISVFGWAYILALTFSIQDFSYLYNPNNETAGTFVPAQILYDAFHGRYHSSAGAIVLLFVIWGSFFFGGLSITTSAARVVYALSRDRGIPFSSVWRRIHPRHKVPANAVWLCAAVCALLGLPILRINVVFTAITSVATIGWVGGYAVPIFARMVMREEDFRPGPFYLGAASRPVCLVAFLWICYTCAVFLLPTSYPIRMDTFNYAPIALGVCLGLIMLWWALDARKWFKGPVRNIDDHNSNGKV from the exons ATGGACGGGGAGAGGGGGGAGGCGCTGGTGGTGGACTCCGGCGAGAAGCGCCTCAACGAGCTCGGGTACAAGCAGGAGCTCCGGAGGGAGATG ACGCTGTTCAAGACGCTGGCCATCTCCTTCTCGACGATGACGCTCTTCACGGGGATCACGCCGCTGTACGGGACCAGCCTGCAGTACGCGGGGCCGGCCTCCCTCGTCTGGGGCTGGGTCGTTGTCTCCTTCTTCACCTGGTTCGTCGGCGTCGCCATGGCCGAGATCTGCTCCTCCTTCCCG ACCACTGGCTCTCTGTATTTCTGGGCTGCTCATTTGGCTGGTCCAGTCTGGGGTCCGTTGGCATCTTGGTGCTGCGCTTGGCTGGAGGCCATCGGCCTCATTGCCGGAATTGGCACGCAG GCATATGCAGGCTCCCAAGTATTGCAGAGCATCATTCTACTCTGCACTGGCACCAACACGGGCGGTGGCTATCTGGCCCCGCGCTGGCTATTCCTGGTCATGTACATCGGGCTGACGCTGATCTGGGCCGTGCTCAACACCTTCGCGCTTGAAGTCATCGCCTTCCTCGACGTGATCTCCATGTGGTGGCAG GTGATCGGTGGCACCGTCATCGTGGTGATGCTCCCGCTGGTGGCGAAGACCACGCAGCCGGCGTCGTACGTGTTCACCCATTTCCAGACGGCGCCGGAGGTGACCGGGATCAGCAGCGGCGCCTACGCCGTCGTCCTGTCCTTCCTGGTGAGCCAGTACTCCCTGTACGGGTACGACGCGGCGGCGCACCTGACGGAGGAGACCAAGGGCGCCGACAAGAACGGCCCCATCGCCATCCTCTCCAGCATCGGGATCATCTCCGTGTTCGGGTGGGCGTACATCCTCGCGCTCACCTTCAGCATCCAG GACTTCAGCTACCTGTACAACCCCAACAACGAGACGGCCGGCACGTTCGTGCCGGCGCAGATCCTGTACGACGCGTTCCACGGGCGGTACCACAGCTCGGCGGGCGCCATCGTGCTGCTCTTCGTCATCTGGGGCTCCTTCTTCTTCGGCGGCCTCTCCATCACGACGAGCGCGGCGCGCGTGGTGTACGCGCTGTCGCGCGACCGCGGCATCCCCTTCTCGTCGGTGTGGCGCCGCATCCACCCGCGGCACAAGGTGCCGGCGAACGCGGTGTGGCTGTGCGCGGCGGTGTGCGCGCTGCTGGGCCTGCCGATACTGCGCATCAACGTGGTGTTCACGGCCATCACGTCCGTGGCCACCATCGGGTGGGTGGGCGGCTACGCCGTGCCCATCTTCGCGCGCATGGTGATGCGGGAGGAGGACTTCCGGCCGGGGCCCTTCTACCTGGGCGCCGCCAGCCGGCCCGTCTGCCTCGTCGCCTTCCTGTGGATCTGCTACACCTGCGCCGTGTTCCTGCTCCCCACCTCGTACCCGATCAGGATGGACACCTTCAACTACGCGCCCATCGCGCTCGGGGTCTGCCTCGGCCTCATCATGCTCTGGTGGGCGCTCGACGCCAGGAAGTGGTTCAAGGGCCCCGTCAGGAACATCGACGACCACAACAGCAACGGCAAGGTCTGA